Proteins from a single region of Verrucomicrobiia bacterium:
- a CDS encoding RNA-binding protein produces the protein MNTKIFVGNLSFNTTENDLQDAFAAHGTVTEANLMMDRATGKPRGFAFITMATPEEAQKAIEALNGSTLDGRNLTVNVAKPREERSGGGGRDHARADYGRRY, from the coding sequence ATGAACACAAAGATATTTGTAGGCAACCTGTCGTTCAACACGACGGAGAATGACTTGCAGGACGCCTTTGCGGCGCACGGCACAGTGACGGAGGCCAATCTGATGATGGACCGCGCCACGGGCAAGCCCCGCGGGTTTGCTTTCATCACGATGGCAACCCCCGAAGAGGCCCAGAAAGCCATTGAGGCCTTGAACGGCTCGACGCTGGATGGGCGCAATCTGACGGTCAATGTAGCCAAGCCCCGGGAAGAACGTTCCGGCGGCGGCGGCCGAGACCACGCCCGCGCCGACTACGGACGGCGTTACTAA